In Gemmatimonadota bacterium, one genomic interval encodes:
- the waaF gene encoding lipopolysaccharide heptosyltransferase II gives MTVSGTPSRILVIRFSSMGDIVLTSPVTRQLGRLWPNAEIEFLTRAEYAPLARALPGVAAVQCFDPDTSLMSLVSRLRERRYDLAFDLHGNLRSRLVTTVGIAGRVLRYDKRRFARMAIVRRRMRSRPVPHTVDRYLEVLDRLDAAAAPGLEGPHDAAEKRLPQLKVGGAAAAEVEERLAGAGIGPNVRVLGVAPGASHGPKRWPPERFARVADHMAKSRELKLLLLGSETDRAVTCEVLNAMERPAVDWTGATDLALLPAAVQRCALLVSNDSGPMHVATAVGTPVIGLFGATHPRLGFAPVGPADAAVTLDLPCSPCSLHGNRACRFRTHACLVDLDPSRVILEAERRVPV, from the coding sequence ATGACCGTCTCCGGAACGCCATCCCGTATCCTCGTCATCCGGTTCAGCTCGATGGGCGATATCGTGCTGACGTCGCCGGTCACCCGGCAGTTGGGCAGGCTCTGGCCCAATGCGGAGATCGAGTTTCTTACACGCGCGGAATACGCGCCACTGGCCCGCGCGCTCCCCGGGGTCGCCGCTGTGCAGTGCTTTGACCCCGACACCAGTCTCATGAGCCTCGTCTCCCGCCTGCGCGAAAGACGCTACGACCTGGCGTTCGACCTTCATGGGAACCTGCGCAGCCGGCTCGTCACCACGGTGGGCATCGCGGGGCGGGTGCTCCGGTACGACAAGCGCCGGTTTGCCCGGATGGCCATCGTCAGAAGGCGAATGCGGTCCAGGCCCGTCCCCCATACGGTCGACCGGTACCTGGAAGTGCTCGACCGGCTCGACGCGGCCGCCGCACCCGGCCTGGAAGGCCCACATGACGCGGCGGAGAAGCGGCTGCCGCAACTGAAAGTCGGCGGGGCGGCGGCGGCCGAAGTGGAGGAACGGCTGGCCGGGGCCGGCATCGGGCCGAATGTCCGGGTACTCGGCGTGGCACCGGGGGCCTCCCATGGTCCGAAACGCTGGCCGCCGGAACGGTTCGCCCGGGTTGCGGACCACATGGCGAAGTCCCGTGAACTGAAGTTACTGCTGCTGGGCAGCGAGACCGATCGGGCGGTTACCTGCGAGGTGTTGAACGCCATGGAGCGTCCGGCCGTGGACTGGACCGGTGCGACCGATCTCGCGTTGCTGCCCGCGGCCGTACAGCGGTGCGCACTCCTGGTCAGCAACGATTCCGGCCCCATGCACGTGGCAACGGCCGTGGGCACACCCGTAATCGGCCTATTCGGCGCTACCCATCCCCGCCTGGGGTTCGCGCCTGTCGGACCGGCGGACGCTGCCGTAACGCTCGACCTGCCGTGCAGCCCCTGCAGCCTGCACGGGAACCGGGCCTGCCGGTTCCGCACCCATGCATGCCTGGTGGATCTCGATCCCAGCCGCGTCATTCTCGAAGCGGAGCGCCGAGTACCGGTTTGA
- a CDS encoding adenine phosphoribosyltransferase, which yields MDSESRCDLDALKQKIRNVPDFPIPGINFKDVTTLFKDPAAFRTAVDRFVTEYSDCSIDLVAGIEARGFILAPVLAYHMGKGIVPLRKPGKLPAETRRIEFKLEYGTDALEMHLDAVRPGDRILIVDDLLATGGTAAAACQLVEDAGGVVAGVGFLIELSFLDGRKRLGDRPVFSLLEYGADE from the coding sequence GTGGATTCAGAATCGAGGTGTGACTTGGACGCTCTGAAACAGAAGATCCGCAACGTGCCGGACTTTCCCATACCCGGGATCAACTTCAAGGACGTGACCACGCTCTTCAAGGATCCCGCCGCCTTTCGTACGGCCGTGGACCGTTTCGTCACCGAGTACTCGGACTGCTCCATCGATCTCGTGGCCGGCATCGAGGCCCGGGGTTTCATCCTGGCGCCGGTTCTGGCCTACCACATGGGCAAGGGCATTGTTCCCCTGCGCAAGCCCGGCAAGCTCCCGGCAGAGACGCGGCGGATCGAATTCAAACTGGAGTATGGCACGGACGCGCTTGAAATGCACCTGGACGCCGTGAGACCCGGGGACCGCATCCTCATCGTGGACGACCTGCTGGCCACGGGGGGAACCGCGGCCGCGGCCTGTCAACTGGTCGAAGACGCGGGTGGGGTCGTGGCCGGCGTGGGGTTCCTGATCGAACTGTCCTTCCTGGACGGCCGGAAGCGACTGGGCGATCGCCCGGTCTTCTCACTCCTCGAATACGGCGCCGACGAGTAA
- a CDS encoding protein kinase, giving the protein MQQGDAVLHYRIERILGRGGMGEVYLAEDTRLKRPVALKLLPEDLARDPALLQRFRIEAEAAAKLNHPNIAQVYAIEEARLDDVGSGGPDGPDAPADADPGSGGPGGPGTVYFITMEYVSGRPLHEHLTGTPLPLESFYDWFMPIVEALDHAHERGVVHRDLKPANVMISDDGVPKVLDFGLARVVTESSDESDGAGPTMSLTQAGTVLGTPAYMSPEQATGDRGDHRSDVFSLGVMMYEALTGVRPFTGDNYVSVISSTLKDDPKSVSVTNSEVPALLNRVVRRCMGKDPRSRYQSVLDVGHDLSDSRSEYETGPAAGTVGGVSRQGSAATLLRSPVVLGACAACLVAGSLIVAALMGAFDVEPAAPLRKFQVSLDNLGRDNAAISPDGTLLAYVHENRLWIRSLDQDEGREIPGTEEISQVFWSPDSRHIGYLVRRSIWKVAADGGGQVHLCDLPERDLMGVSWSGDGRIRFSMAGMRPGGGLYAVSENGGDPVLLLEPDGTNYERALLSPLYLSEYNLHLYTVVSSSDDPQVIAELSERYRGNGDLSMTISMARITASRIAVEFPDPAASPGTSGSPGFSRRLLPLEGDFLTVAGYASGHLLYYRETTTHPEDDLWAVAFSPGSGEITGEAFRVARRVNTLSVSDDGIMVYRKVFRSPQQLAVVDRRGRIDRIIGQPQDRIRELVLSPDEKQVMVESEEGVLAALWLYEIESGIGSRLTSADLNYSRPSFAPDGGSVVFTVSPAVNPGRTRRSAIFMRMDLDVLGVMTPFSADSLRGWGPMLSKDGRFIVYLHQGRQVRFVSMEEGTEHQVLVDDQGRVVQAALSPDNRFLAYVSNQGVGWQVYVTRFPDGTGRWQVSTNSGWTPRWSPSGNELYYVEGNRLMVVPVLDGPGFRFGRPEALFEGVQAGADDLRFPGYEVSAGGASFIIATNAEESRPSLSIIQNWMREFEK; this is encoded by the coding sequence ATGCAGCAGGGCGATGCCGTCCTCCATTACCGCATCGAACGCATCCTCGGACGGGGAGGCATGGGCGAGGTCTACCTGGCAGAGGACACCCGTCTGAAGCGACCGGTTGCCCTGAAGTTGCTGCCGGAGGACCTGGCCCGTGATCCCGCATTGCTCCAGCGGTTCCGGATCGAGGCGGAGGCGGCCGCCAAGCTGAACCACCCGAATATCGCCCAGGTGTACGCGATCGAGGAGGCGCGGCTGGATGACGTGGGCAGCGGCGGGCCGGATGGCCCGGACGCCCCTGCCGACGCCGATCCCGGTAGCGGCGGCCCCGGCGGCCCCGGCACCGTGTACTTTATCACCATGGAGTACGTGTCCGGCCGGCCACTCCATGAGCACCTGACCGGCACGCCCCTTCCGCTGGAATCCTTCTACGACTGGTTCATGCCCATCGTGGAGGCCCTGGACCACGCCCACGAGCGGGGCGTCGTGCACCGGGACCTGAAGCCCGCGAACGTCATGATTTCCGACGACGGCGTACCGAAGGTCCTGGACTTCGGCCTGGCCCGGGTCGTCACCGAAAGTTCTGACGAAAGCGATGGCGCCGGACCTACGATGAGTCTCACCCAGGCCGGCACGGTCCTGGGCACGCCGGCGTACATGTCCCCGGAACAGGCCACCGGCGACCGGGGCGATCACCGGAGCGATGTATTCAGCCTGGGCGTCATGATGTACGAGGCGCTTACGGGTGTCCGGCCCTTCACGGGCGACAATTACGTTTCCGTCATCAGCAGCACCCTGAAGGATGACCCGAAGTCCGTGAGCGTGACGAACAGCGAAGTGCCTGCCTTGCTGAACCGGGTCGTCCGGCGCTGCATGGGCAAGGATCCCCGATCCCGGTACCAGTCCGTGCTCGACGTGGGCCATGACCTGTCCGACAGCCGCAGTGAGTACGAGACGGGACCGGCGGCCGGTACAGTCGGCGGCGTGTCGCGACAGGGGTCTGCCGCAACCCTCCTGAGGAGTCCGGTGGTGCTCGGCGCCTGTGCCGCATGCCTGGTCGCCGGATCGCTGATCGTCGCGGCGTTGATGGGTGCGTTCGACGTAGAACCCGCCGCGCCGCTGCGCAAGTTCCAGGTGAGCCTGGACAACCTGGGACGGGACAACGCGGCCATCTCGCCGGATGGTACCCTGCTCGCCTATGTCCATGAGAACCGTCTCTGGATCCGTTCCCTGGACCAGGACGAGGGTCGGGAGATTCCCGGAACGGAAGAAATCAGTCAGGTATTCTGGTCGCCCGACAGCCGTCATATCGGCTACCTGGTCAGACGGTCGATCTGGAAGGTCGCGGCGGACGGAGGCGGCCAGGTGCATCTCTGCGACCTGCCGGAACGGGACCTGATGGGAGTTTCATGGAGTGGTGACGGCCGGATACGCTTCAGCATGGCAGGCATGAGGCCCGGCGGCGGGTTATATGCCGTGTCTGAAAACGGGGGTGATCCGGTCCTTTTGCTGGAACCGGACGGGACGAACTACGAAAGGGCACTGCTTTCCCCACTCTACCTGTCCGAATACAACTTGCACCTGTACACGGTAGTCTCGTCCTCCGACGATCCGCAAGTGATTGCCGAACTGAGTGAAAGATACCGGGGGAACGGGGATCTGAGCATGACGATCTCCATGGCCCGGATCACGGCGTCCCGCATTGCCGTGGAATTCCCCGATCCGGCTGCTTCGCCCGGCACGTCCGGTTCGCCTGGTTTTTCTCGACGCCTGCTTCCGCTGGAAGGCGATTTCCTCACCGTCGCAGGATATGCGTCGGGCCACCTACTATACTACCGGGAGACCACGACCCATCCCGAGGACGACCTCTGGGCCGTGGCCTTTTCGCCGGGTTCCGGTGAGATAACGGGCGAGGCCTTTCGGGTAGCCCGGCGTGTCAACACGCTCAGCGTGTCCGACGACGGCATCATGGTCTACCGGAAGGTGTTCAGGTCACCGCAGCAACTGGCCGTAGTCGATCGCCGCGGCCGGATCGACCGAATCATAGGCCAGCCCCAGGACAGGATCCGCGAACTGGTACTATCCCCTGATGAAAAGCAAGTCATGGTGGAGAGTGAGGAAGGCGTACTGGCCGCGCTTTGGCTGTACGAAATCGAAAGCGGTATCGGCAGCCGGCTAACCTCTGCGGATTTGAACTACAGCAGACCGAGCTTTGCGCCAGACGGCGGATCAGTCGTGTTCACGGTATCCCCGGCCGTGAATCCGGGCCGTACACGCAGGAGCGCGATTTTCATGCGAATGGATCTCGACGTGCTGGGCGTAATGACGCCTTTCTCCGCCGATTCGCTGAGGGGTTGGGGGCCCATGCTTTCGAAAGACGGCCGGTTTATCGTCTATCTCCACCAGGGGCGGCAGGTAAGGTTTGTTTCCATGGAGGAAGGTACCGAACACCAGGTGCTCGTGGATGACCAGGGGCGGGTGGTTCAGGCGGCCCTGTCGCCGGACAATCGTTTCCTGGCCTACGTATCGAACCAGGGGGTTGGCTGGCAGGTTTACGTGACCCGTTTTCCTGATGGAACCGGGCGATGGCAGGTTTCGACGAACAGTGGCTGGACGCCCCGTTGGAGTCCGTCGGGTAATGAGCTGTATTACGTTGAAGGCAACCGGCTGATGGTCGTTCCGGTGTTGGATGGGCCGGGTTTCCGGTTCGGCCGTCCCGAAGCGCTCTTCGAAGGCGTCCAGGCCGGCGCCGATGATCTGCGGTTCCCCGGATACGAAGTGTCCGCGGGCGGGGCGTCGTTCATCATCGCAACCAACGCGGAAGAATCCCGTCCATCCCTCTCCATCATACAGAACTGGATGCGGGAATTCGAAAAGTGA
- a CDS encoding Gfo/Idh/MocA family oxidoreductase has translation MNQLNAYQLNVGIVGLGWVAGAHIDAFKAVTGADVTAVCSRRTHDDAALSSQFGTPLKSCLDYNDLLTDPDIHVVDICTPHPFHADQAVAAAEAGKHLIIEKPIALTPEDAARIQSAVDRAGVSVCVCFECRYSAHFTLIRSVIDQGLLGDLHYAEVDYYHGIGPWYGQYDWNVKKAMGGTSLLTAGCHALDALLFFMDGTVEEVSSYNTKSSSPHFAPYEYDTTSVSILRFEGGSRIGKVTSCIDCLQPYYFHVHLVGSEGSLLDNRFYSEKIRGMDRSRWSILETSLIDSGDVQDHPYEPQFQAFADSIRSGSPMPLTDMTTAYESHRVVFAADRSASEGRPVRLDELD, from the coding sequence GTGAACCAACTTAACGCGTACCAACTGAACGTAGGCATCGTCGGCCTCGGCTGGGTGGCCGGGGCGCATATCGACGCGTTCAAGGCCGTGACCGGGGCGGACGTCACCGCCGTCTGTTCCCGCAGGACCCATGACGACGCGGCCCTGTCGTCCCAATTCGGAACGCCGCTGAAGTCCTGTCTCGACTATAACGACCTGCTTACCGACCCGGATATCCACGTGGTCGACATCTGCACGCCCCATCCCTTTCACGCCGACCAGGCCGTGGCCGCCGCGGAGGCCGGCAAGCACCTCATCATCGAGAAACCCATCGCCCTGACCCCCGAAGACGCGGCGCGCATCCAGTCCGCCGTGGACCGGGCCGGCGTATCGGTCTGCGTCTGCTTCGAATGCCGTTACAGCGCCCACTTCACCCTGATCCGGTCCGTCATCGACCAGGGGCTTCTCGGCGACCTGCACTATGCCGAGGTCGATTACTATCACGGTATCGGACCGTGGTACGGGCAGTACGACTGGAACGTGAAGAAGGCCATGGGCGGGACCAGCCTGCTGACGGCCGGCTGCCACGCCCTCGACGCCCTGCTGTTCTTCATGGACGGCACGGTGGAGGAAGTCTCCAGCTACAATACGAAATCTTCCAGTCCCCACTTCGCACCCTACGAGTACGACACGACCAGTGTATCCATCCTGAGGTTCGAAGGCGGAAGCCGGATCGGGAAAGTCACCTCCTGCATCGACTGCCTGCAGCCCTACTATTTCCACGTGCACCTGGTGGGCAGCGAAGGCAGCCTGCTGGACAACCGGTTCTACTCTGAGAAGATCCGGGGGATGGACCGAAGCCGGTGGAGCATCCTCGAGACCTCGCTGATCGATTCGGGCGACGTGCAGGACCACCCCTACGAGCCCCAGTTCCAGGCCTTCGCGGACAGCATCCGAAGCGGTAGCCCCATGCCCCTGACCGACATGACCACGGCCTACGAATCCCACCGCGTAGTCTTCGCGGCCGACCGGTCCGCGTCGGAGGGTCGGCCCGTGCGCCTGGACGAACTGGATTAG
- a CDS encoding cysteine hydrolase, with the protein MSAQLDWRRFVLLLIDVQQDFWPAATAKAFPDFPSNIERLLEYSRSSGLDIVHVRAEFEPDGTDWMTSYCVKGETPCIRGTSGADVLPCAAERTGETVLRKQTFDAFLQPDLLTRLHRACKSFILVAGLETSVCVLLSAASAVQRGFLAAVVEDCCADDPARHEAAINGYPFVFERTSLAKLETDHGRWMAQLNALERPGG; encoded by the coding sequence ATGTCCGCCCAGTTAGATTGGCGCCGGTTTGTGCTGTTGCTCATCGATGTCCAGCAGGATTTCTGGCCTGCAGCAACCGCGAAAGCCTTTCCGGACTTTCCGTCGAACATCGAACGACTGCTGGAATACAGCAGATCGTCCGGCCTCGACATCGTGCACGTCCGGGCGGAGTTCGAACCGGACGGTACGGATTGGATGACGTCTTACTGCGTCAAGGGTGAGACGCCCTGTATCCGGGGAACGTCCGGCGCGGACGTGCTGCCCTGCGCCGCCGAACGGACCGGAGAAACGGTCCTGCGCAAACAGACCTTCGACGCCTTCCTCCAGCCGGACCTATTAACCCGTTTACATCGCGCGTGTAAATCCTTTATACTGGTTGCGGGACTGGAAACTTCCGTCTGCGTGCTATTGTCCGCGGCTTCCGCGGTGCAGCGCGGGTTTCTCGCCGCGGTCGTCGAGGACTGCTGCGCCGACGATCCCGCCAGACACGAAGCGGCGATCAACGGATATCCCTTCGTCTTCGAGCGGACCTCCCTCGCCAAGCTGGAAACCGACCACGGCCGGTGGATGGCCCAGTTGAACGCCCTGGAAAGACCCGGAGGTTGA
- a CDS encoding phytanoyl-CoA dioxygenase family protein, whose translation MHFDPRQLIEDGFIVLREVVPPDWLGPLRDSFERMVDRQREIWARDRKPDDPPGGEWEIGHQPRLHFESLVDGDTANTMAFCLHEHTMGVSRRIMGSEAAGNTGFMFMCNPVTDRGPASWHRDIHPIDQAPLRGLQDDLIQNAPGYLQWNIPLYDDNVLWVVPKSHRRGNTAEENRCLAKDPRKPLPGGVQVELNAGDGVVYTNTILHWGSNYSARTRRTIHLGYRAYGGPVFPYVNRTFRDLAFIERLPADLQAVFGDIRRRYDEESDRIEFVFRAAIDGDEDAFLEGVAALHPGEAGRIVCAILLSKIVYKMRFATHPVRPHYGSDISHDEDLKPRFTDSELDTLWRRFVPLDEQIQSDALQYVPGFQSDPMHYYFEKMPSGLNMESFMAGWRNN comes from the coding sequence ATGCATTTCGATCCTCGTCAACTGATCGAAGACGGATTCATCGTGCTTCGCGAGGTGGTTCCCCCCGACTGGCTCGGTCCCCTGAGGGACAGCTTCGAACGCATGGTGGACCGCCAGCGGGAGATCTGGGCCAGGGATAGAAAACCGGACGATCCGCCCGGTGGGGAGTGGGAAATCGGCCACCAGCCCAGGCTTCATTTCGAAAGCCTCGTGGACGGGGATACGGCCAATACAATGGCCTTCTGCCTCCACGAGCACACCATGGGCGTCAGCCGGCGCATCATGGGTTCGGAAGCGGCAGGTAACACGGGGTTCATGTTCATGTGCAACCCGGTGACCGACCGCGGGCCGGCGTCCTGGCACCGGGACATACACCCCATCGACCAGGCTCCGCTGCGGGGTCTTCAGGACGACCTGATCCAAAACGCGCCCGGTTACCTCCAGTGGAACATCCCCCTCTACGACGACAACGTGTTATGGGTCGTGCCGAAGAGCCACCGCAGGGGGAATACGGCCGAAGAGAACCGCTGCCTGGCAAAGGATCCCCGGAAGCCGCTGCCCGGCGGCGTCCAGGTAGAACTGAACGCGGGCGACGGCGTGGTCTACACCAATACGATCCTGCACTGGGGAAGCAACTACAGCGCCAGGACCCGGCGCACCATCCACCTGGGCTACCGTGCCTACGGCGGTCCGGTCTTCCCCTACGTCAACCGGACGTTTCGCGACCTCGCCTTCATCGAACGCCTGCCCGCTGATCTGCAGGCGGTTTTCGGGGACATCCGGCGCAGGTATGACGAGGAGTCCGACCGGATCGAATTCGTTTTCCGCGCCGCCATCGACGGCGACGAGGACGCTTTCCTGGAAGGTGTCGCCGCGCTGCATCCCGGTGAAGCGGGCCGGATCGTATGCGCCATCCTCCTGTCCAAGATCGTGTACAAGATGAGGTTCGCCACCCATCCGGTCCGACCGCATTACGGCAGCGACATCTCGCACGACGAAGACTTGAAGCCACGGTTCACCGACAGCGAGCTGGATACGCTCTGGCGGCGCTTCGTACCGCTGGACGAACAGATACAGTCCGACGCGCTCCAGTACGTGCCGGGATTCCAGTCGGATCCCATGCACTACTATTTCGAGAAAATGCCTTCCGGTCTGAATATGGAATCTTTCATGGCGGGATGGCGGAACAACTGA
- a CDS encoding mandelate racemase/muconate lactonizing enzyme family protein: MKITHVGAVLLQPMPWVLVKVKTDEGLVGIGEAYHGAGVHQIATDPRLVDRALLGQDPRNVDKLFHDMMGSMSASGFYQGAVMSAISGIEMALWDITGQACGVPIWQLLGGKFRDRIRVYNDCHAGDEETPEAYAEKARAVEARGFDAIKFDIDPQPSRRDRYNRTISNHDVAYFVDVITALREALDPNTDLLIDAHWNYAPVDILKVAYAIEDLDLMWLEDPVPPENIEAMAKVTQATRVPICTGENFYTRHGFRDLIEAQAADIISPDHAKAGGLLEGRKIADLADMYYIPISPHNICGPIGTMAVCHLCAAVPNFQVLEFHHLDDEVWNTLTVQRDLIRDGHIDLPVTPGLGVTLDEEVARRAAREDLGFF, encoded by the coding sequence ATGAAAATAACACACGTGGGGGCTGTGCTGCTCCAGCCCATGCCCTGGGTGCTGGTAAAAGTGAAGACCGACGAGGGGCTGGTCGGCATCGGCGAGGCCTATCACGGCGCCGGGGTCCACCAGATCGCCACCGATCCCAGGCTGGTCGACCGGGCGCTCCTCGGCCAGGACCCGCGGAACGTGGACAAGCTCTTTCACGACATGATGGGATCCATGTCCGCCTCCGGTTTCTACCAGGGCGCGGTCATGAGTGCCATCAGCGGGATCGAGATGGCCCTGTGGGACATCACGGGCCAGGCCTGCGGCGTGCCCATCTGGCAACTGCTCGGCGGCAAGTTCAGGGACCGCATCCGGGTATACAACGACTGTCACGCGGGCGACGAAGAAACGCCGGAAGCCTACGCGGAGAAGGCCCGGGCCGTGGAAGCGCGGGGCTTCGACGCCATCAAGTTCGACATCGATCCGCAGCCTTCCCGGCGGGACCGGTACAACCGGACCATCAGCAACCACGACGTGGCCTACTTCGTCGACGTCATCACCGCCTTGCGGGAGGCCCTGGACCCCAACACCGACCTGCTCATCGACGCCCACTGGAACTACGCCCCGGTCGATATACTCAAGGTGGCCTACGCCATCGAGGACCTCGACCTGATGTGGCTGGAGGACCCCGTGCCGCCGGAGAACATCGAGGCCATGGCGAAGGTCACCCAGGCCACCCGTGTCCCCATCTGCACCGGGGAAAACTTCTACACGCGCCATGGCTTCCGGGACCTCATCGAGGCGCAGGCGGCGGACATCATCTCACCCGATCACGCCAAGGCGGGCGGGCTGCTGGAGGGCCGGAAGATCGCCGACCTGGCCGACATGTACTACATCCCCATTTCGCCCCACAACATCTGCGGCCCCATCGGGACGATGGCCGTGTGCCACCTGTGCGCGGCAGTGCCCAACTTCCAGGTGCTGGAGTTCCACCACCTGGACGACGAGGTGTGGAATACGCTGACGGTGCAGCGGGACCTGATCCGGGACGGGCACATCGACCTGCCTG